Below is a window of Georgenia soli DNA.
TCGCGCCGACACCCCTCCCCGACACATCGTCTATGCGAATTCGATACAGGCCGGCAATGCGTCGCCCTATGGCAACGGGAAGGCTTCGGCAGGCTCGTTGCTTCAATCTGCCTCCCAGGAGGCAGAGGCGCAATTCACTGATGTCAGACTGCCGAATCTCTTCGGTGAGCACGGACGTCCTCAGTACAACTCGTTCGTTGCTACTTTCGCACATGCCGTGATTAACGGGGAACGCCCCCGCATAGAGGACCGCCCGGTTTCGCTCCTGCACGCACAGGAGGCGGCGGCCACATTGATTAACAGTCTTGAGACGCCTCAGTCACTTCTCACACCGACTGCGACCCCCACCAGTGTGCAAGCGGTGTACGCCAAACTGTCCGATTTCAACGATACGTACCAATCGGGCGAGATTCCTGCCCTAGATACCAAGCTCGACCTAGAACTTTTCAACACCTTACGCGCTGCGCGGTTTCCGAGCCACTACCCCATTGCGCTTCCCCCTCGAACAGATGTGCGCGGAACATTGACAGAACTTGTTCGTGCTCAACGGTCGCAAGGCCAAACTTTCGTTTCGACAACGAAATCTGGCTATGTCCGAGGTGAACACTTCCATCTGCGGAAGATCGAGCGTTTCGTTGTTCTGTCGGGATCTGCTCGTATCTCGTTGCGTCGACTTTTCTCCGACGAGGTCGTCTCTTTCGACGTCTCAGGCAATCAACCGGTGGCGA
It encodes the following:
- a CDS encoding NAD-dependent epimerase/dehydratase family protein, giving the protein MKVVVTGAAGFLGFHTRARLRALTQHVVIPIDRSSWSQLPSLVDGADAVIHIAGVNRGEPSHVENGNIELGRRVAQAIRRADTPPRHIVYANSIQAGNASPYGNGKASAGSLLQSASQEAEAQFTDVRLPNLFGEHGRPQYNSFVATFAHAVINGERPRIEDRPVSLLHAQEAAATLINSLETPQSLLTPTATPTSVQAVYAKLSDFNDTYQSGEIPALDTKLDLELFNTLRAARFPSHYPIALPPRTDVRGTLTELVRAQRSQGQTFVSTTKSGYVRGEHFHLRKIERFVVLSGSARISLRRLFSDEVVSFDVSGNQPVAIDMPTMWAHNITNTDSSDLVTMFWTNELFDPSDTDTFPEQVEVGSNAPTAS